The Caldanaerobius fijiensis DSM 17918 genomic interval TGGGTTCTAAAACCTGCCTGTCTCAAAGCGCCGTCAGTAGCCAAAAGCCCCACATTTCCCGGGTATTTGCCATTATTATTGGATAAGCTTAATACAGGCACGTCCCTACCCAGAGAATTTAAAAATGGCCATACCAGATACGGGAAATTCCATACATTATAGCACATGATGACCTGCTTGCAATTTGCCCTCGATAACTCTTCGCCAACCTTCTGGGCCACTCTCACACTGGTAATAGTCTCAGACCCTATAACTACTTCTGGAGAAGATCCATCAAAGTTGACAAGCCTTTTCTTTATAACCTCTGCCCATTGTCTTAAAACACTCATGTTTTCCTCATTATTGGCTTTGTAGACATGCGGGCGCGCATCATTCATCATAACAAGCCCTATTGTCGTTGACCTCATAATACTACCCCCTTCATAGCAGGCTTAATTATATTATAAATAAATATTCTATAAAAACCTTTCATTTCCTCTATCATTTCATAGGCAAAATCCACTTTTCTTCTGCCGCAAACATCTCTGAAACCATAGATCTTATCTGATCCATATCTAAAACGGCAGAGGTCAGGGGATCCATCATGACAGCCTGATATATATACTCTTTATTGCCGGTAATAGCACCCATAACAGCCAATTCTTGTACGTTTATATTAGTCCTGTTTAGCGCAGCCAATTGCGGCGGCAGATCACCTATAACAGTCGGCTGTATGCCGTTTTTGTCTACAAGACATGGAACCTCTACACAGCATCCCTGAGGCAAATTAGTTATAAGGCCCTTGTTGTCTACATTACCATAAATAACCCTGGGCACCCCTGTTTCCATAGAGTGAATAATATACGCCCCATATTCGTGTGTCCTTTTTACCTCCACTTTTTCTGCGTTTATGAGCTTCTCCATGTCGCTGTCAAATCTGGCAGCAGCGTTTTGACAGCATTTCAGGTACATACCGTTATAGACGCCATCATCATTCCAGTTTGCATCTTTATGAATCTTTTCTATCCAGTGATCAAATTTTCTGAAATAAGGCACGTATTCGGACATATGGTGGCTTGATTCTGTAACATAGTACCCAAAATGCTTTAGAAACTCGAATTTTGTCACATCTTTCTTATATATATCGGGATCATTGTATTTTTCTTTTATTAACGGATATGCATCCTTGCCATTCCACTTAAACTCCAGGAACCATGCCATGTGGTTTATTCCTGCTGATATAAATGATATCTCCTCATAAGGTGCACC includes:
- the melA gene encoding alpha-glucosidase/alpha-galactosidase, which translates into the protein MAKIAMIGAGSIVFAKNIMVDILSFPELSDSTIALMDIDPKRLSMISRLADKLVKQEGYKATIISTLDRREALKDADYVITMIQAGGLEAYQLDIEIPLKYGVKQAVGDTLGPGGVFRFLRTAAVFKGIAQDMEELCPDALWINYVNPMAMNCWYINRISNIKNVGLCHSVQGTSEWLAQIIGAPYEEISFISAGINHMAWFLEFKWNGKDAYPLIKEKYNDPDIYKKDVTKFEFLKHFGYYVTESSHHMSEYVPYFRKFDHWIEKIHKDANWNDDGVYNGMYLKCCQNAAARFDSDMEKLINAEKVEVKRTHEYGAYIIHSMETGVPRVIYGNVDNKGLITNLPQGCCVEVPCLVDKNGIQPTVIGDLPPQLAALNRTNINVQELAVMGAITGNKEYIYQAVMMDPLTSAVLDMDQIRSMVSEMFAAEEKWILPMK